The Candidatus Methylomirabilota bacterium genome includes a region encoding these proteins:
- a CDS encoding AMP-binding protein has translation MLTPGLDTLPKLALDNSQRLAATVAIREKEFGIWQAHTWKDYVDHVRRIALGLASLGFRRGDKLAVIGDNRPQLYWTMVAAQALGGVPVPIYQDGIAAEIHYVIDHSESRMIICEDQEQVDKILEMKDKLPLVEVIVYDDPKGMRHYDHPWLVSLDQVQARGVEFARDHPGHWDAEVAQGLATDLAIINYTSGTTGFPKGVMISHGALIATARHFLEVEPMTRGDEIMAYLPMAWIGDSFFSLAVAFLAGCTVNCPEDASTVRHDFREIGPTMTFAPPRIWENILSQAQVRIEDANWLQRRLAKFFLPRGMLKARLELEGKPVPAQLRTLSWLGRWLVFDPLRDQLGFRRIRAAITGGAALGPDMIQFFRAIGVNLKQLYGATECCAPATLHRDGRVKLETVGSPLPGVDIKLSDRGEVLIRTDGLFAGYYKNPEQTASALKDGWLHTGDAGLFDPDGQLVIIDRVKDVAMLQDGTVFAPQYIENKLKFSVYIKEAVAVGNARPCIAAMLNIDMEVVGNWAERRGISYSGYTDLAQNPATYELMHEEIRRANDTLAPSQRVKRFAILHKELDPDDAEITRTRKLRRGFINEKYASIIAALYDSRVTAVSIRATVTYEDGRTSEMERQIRIMDLEGG, from the coding sequence ATGCTGACCCCAGGCCTCGACACCCTTCCGAAGCTCGCCCTGGACAATTCCCAGCGCCTCGCCGCCACCGTGGCCATCCGCGAGAAGGAATTCGGGATCTGGCAGGCCCACACGTGGAAGGACTACGTCGATCACGTGCGACGAATCGCGCTCGGCCTCGCCAGCCTCGGCTTCCGCCGCGGGGACAAGCTCGCCGTCATCGGCGACAACCGCCCCCAGCTCTACTGGACCATGGTGGCGGCTCAGGCCCTGGGCGGCGTGCCCGTGCCCATCTATCAGGACGGGATAGCCGCCGAGATCCACTACGTCATCGATCACTCCGAGTCCCGCATGATCATCTGCGAAGACCAGGAGCAGGTCGACAAGATCCTGGAGATGAAGGACAAGCTGCCATTGGTCGAGGTCATCGTCTACGACGATCCCAAGGGCATGCGGCACTACGACCATCCGTGGCTCGTGAGCCTCGATCAGGTGCAGGCGCGGGGCGTCGAGTTCGCGCGGGACCACCCCGGCCACTGGGACGCGGAAGTGGCCCAAGGGCTCGCCACGGATCTGGCCATCATCAACTACACGTCGGGGACGACGGGGTTCCCCAAGGGCGTCATGATCTCCCACGGCGCCCTCATCGCCACCGCGAGGCATTTCCTCGAGGTCGAGCCCATGACCAGGGGCGACGAGATCATGGCGTACCTGCCCATGGCGTGGATCGGGGACAGCTTCTTCTCCCTGGCCGTCGCCTTCCTCGCCGGGTGCACGGTCAACTGCCCGGAAGACGCCTCCACCGTTCGCCACGACTTCCGCGAGATTGGCCCGACCATGACCTTCGCGCCCCCGCGCATCTGGGAGAACATCCTCTCCCAGGCCCAGGTGCGCATCGAGGACGCCAACTGGCTCCAGCGGCGCCTCGCGAAGTTCTTTCTCCCTCGTGGAATGCTCAAGGCGCGGCTCGAGCTCGAGGGCAAGCCGGTGCCCGCTCAGCTTCGCACCCTGTCCTGGCTCGGGCGCTGGCTCGTCTTCGACCCCCTCCGCGACCAGCTGGGCTTTCGTCGCATCCGCGCGGCCATCACGGGTGGCGCCGCCCTCGGCCCCGACATGATCCAGTTCTTCCGGGCCATCGGCGTCAATCTCAAGCAGCTCTACGGCGCCACCGAGTGCTGCGCGCCGGCCACCCTGCACCGGGACGGTCGGGTCAAGCTCGAGACGGTGGGCTCGCCGCTGCCCGGCGTCGACATCAAGCTCTCCGATCGGGGCGAGGTCCTCATCCGCACCGACGGTCTCTTCGCCGGTTACTACAAGAACCCTGAGCAAACGGCCTCCGCGCTCAAGGACGGGTGGCTCCATACGGGGGATGCCGGCCTTTTCGACCCGGACGGGCAGCTCGTCATCATCGATCGCGTCAAGGACGTGGCCATGCTGCAGGATGGCACGGTGTTCGCCCCGCAGTACATCGAGAACAAGCTCAAGTTCAGCGTCTATATCAAGGAAGCGGTGGCCGTGGGCAATGCGCGACCCTGTATCGCCGCCATGCTCAATATCGACATGGAGGTGGTGGGCAACTGGGCTGAGCGGCGCGGCATCAGCTATTCGGGGTATACCGACCTCGCCCAGAACCCCGCCACCTACGAGCTGATGCACGAGGAGATCCGTCGAGCCAATGACACCCTGGCCCCATCGCAGCGCGTCAAGCGCTTCGCCATCCTGCACAAGGAGCTGGACCCCGACGACGCCGAGATCACGAGAACCAGGAAGCTCCGCCGCGGGTTCATCAATGAAAAGTACGCGTCCATCATCGCCGCTCTCTACGATTCACGCGTCACGGCCGTGTCGATCCGGGCCACCGTGACCTACGAAGACGGGCGGACATCTGAGATGGAAAGGCAAATCCGCATCATGGACCTGGAGGGGGGCTAA